CATCACCTGGAACAATGGTGTATGACTCAGGTCTCTTTCTGGCTGCAATGCTTCCACTAACATTTCAAATGGTAAATCTTGATGAGCATATGCATCCATTGCCATTGACCGTATCCGCAACAGTAATTCATTGAAGCTGGGTTCTCCTGAGAGATCTGTACGCATCACTAATGTGTTGACAAAAAAGCCTATCAACCCTTCTATTTCACTGCGATGGCGGTTGGCGATGGGAGACCCCACCAAAATATCTAATTGTCCTGTGTAGCGGTACAGTAATGTGTTGAATCCTGCCAACAGCGTCATGAAGAGAGTACAACCTTGCTGCTGACTGAGTTTTTCCAATCTATTAGTTAACTCTAAGGACAGTGCAAAATCAATATATGCTCCTGTGAAGCTTTGCACTGCTGGTCTTGGTCTAGTGGGTAATGGCAAGAATGTTGGTGCGCTTTGCAGTTGCTGTTGCCAGTAATTCAATTGGCTTTGTAGTACTTCCCCTACTAACCAATTTCGCTGCCATATGGCGAAATCTGCATACTGTATCGGCAGTGGTGCTAATGGTGAGGGTTGACAATTAGCATAAGCATTGTACAGTGCTGCCAGTTCTTCACCAAAAACACCTATTGACCAGCCATCGCTGACAATATGGTGCATACACACGATTAACACGTGTTCTGTTTGTGACAGTACTAGTAATGTTACTCGAACTAAGGCTTCTGTTGCTAAGTCAAATGCTTCAATTGCTTGTTGTTGTACTAATTGCTGAGCTGCTATTTCTTGTTCGCTTAAGGCTAAATGTTGTAAGTCAACAATTTTAACTGTCCAATTTGTTGTTGTGTGAATGATTTGTGAAGCTTTTCCATCTACTGCGATGAAGTTGGTGCGTAATGCTTCGTGGCGATGAATAATTTCTATTAAACTTTGTTCTATGGCTGCAATATTCAGATTTCCTTGCAAACGCAAAGCAAAAGGAATATTGTATGAGGCACTGTTCGGCTCTAACTGATCTATAAACCATAGGCGCTGTTGTGCAAATGACAGGGGTAGTTCTGCATTCTCTGCCCGCCTTAATATCGGTGCTACGGAAAGTTCTTGGTTTTGTTGCTGTAGCTGCTGTATTGATTGCGCTAATTCGGCTACTGTTGCTTTGGTCAATAAGCTACGCAATGGTAGTTCTACTTTGAAAAGAGTGCGGATGCGGGATACCACTTGCGTTGCTAGTAGCGAGTGTCCCCCAAGTTCATAGAAATTATCATGGATACCTACAAGCTCTACAGAAAGCACTTGTGCCCATATTTGTGCCAGTATTTCTTCGCTGGGGCTACGTGGGGCGACATATTTGTCTATTAGTTCGCTATGTATATCTGGTACTGGTAAAGCTCGACGGTCTACTTTGCCACTAGGAGTTAGTGGTAAGGACTCCAAGAATACAAAAGCATTTGGCACCATGTACTCTGGTAGCTTTTCTTTGAGGAAGCTACGCAGTTCACTAATTGTAGCTGTCACCTCTTTTTGCGGTACGATGTAGGCTACTAGGCGCTTATCCCCAGCAGTATCTTCGCGAACAATCAGACAAGATGCTTGCACATGTTCATGTTGACTCAGTACTGCTTCGATTTCGCCGAGTTCTATGCGGAATCCCCGGATTTTTACTTGGTTATCAATGCGCCCCAGGTATTCGATGTTGCCATCCTGCAAATAACGTGCCAAGTCACCTGTCTTATATAATTTTGAATTGGGGCTTGCCAGTTGTGAATTCTTAAAGGGGTTGGGGATGAATTTTTCAACTGTTAACTCACTTCGGTTGAGGTAGCCTCTTGCTAATCCCGCACCGCTAATGTGCAGTTCTCCTGGCACACCTACTGGTACTGGTTGCAGATACTCGTCTAAGATGTAAATCTGCGTGTTGGAAATTGGTCGCCCAATGGGTATTGTTGTCGCGTCTTCGCTTACTTCCTCCACCAAGTACCAGGAACTAAATGTTGTATTCTCTGTTGGGCCATAAACATGCAGCAGGTGTTGCGGGCCGCCATTTTTCAGAACTTCTTGCACCCATTTGGGATCTACAGCCTCTCCTCCGAACAGAAGATACCGCAGTGAATTGAAAGCTGAGGGTACTGCTTGGGCAATTTGATTGAACAAGGCAGTTGTCAAGAATAGTACGCTGATACCTTGCCGTTGAATCAAGGTGGCGAAATCTTTCGGCGACAGAACCAACTCTTTGCTTACCCCAAAGATGCGCGCTCCTTTGAGTAATGCTCCCCAAATTTCAAATGTTGCTGCGTCGAAAGCGTAATTTGAGGCTTGTGCAATCACATCTGTTGGTTCGATGTTGATGTAATTTGTGTTAATTACCAAACGGTTCACTGCTTGGTGAGTGACACTAACTCCTTTGGGTTTGCCTGTTGAACCGCTTGTGTAAATGACATACGCTAGATGATCGGATCTCACTTCTACCGTCAGGTTTTCCTGGCTTTGGAGAGCGATCGCTTCTGAATCACAATTGTAGCAAATGACATGCGTAGTCTGTTTGGGGATAGTATCGGCTAATTTGTCTGTGGTCAACAGCACTGAGATATCAGCGTCTTCTATGATCAAAGCCAAACGCTCAGTTGGATACTCAGGGTCAAGTGGCACATAAGCACCACCCGCCTTGAGAATGCCCAACAGTCCCACAACCATTTCAATAGAGCGTTCCACACACAACCCAACCAGCACATCGGCTCCCACACCACTAGACCGCAAGTAATGTGCCAATTGGTTAGCACGAGAATTCAACTCGCCATAAGTCAGTTGTTGATTTTCATACACCACTGCCACAGCGTTGGGAGTCTGCTCTACCTGCTGTTCAAATAATTGATGAATACACTTATCGTGGGGATATTCTGCCTGTGTATCATTCCACTCTACTAATAATCGATGCCGCTCAGATTCCGTCAATAGAGGTAATTGGCAAATCCCTAAGAGCGGATTTGCCACTATAGCCTCTAGCAGTGTCATAAAATGACCCGACATTCGCTCAATGGTGCTGCTATCAAACAAGTCAGTGTTGTAATTCCATGTACCTTTGAGGCTGTCTGACCCGTGAACAATGTTTAAAGTTAAATCAAACGCAGCCCCACTAGGCCCTGTGAGCAGCGATTCCACAATCAACCCATCACCATCGCTCAGTGATGCAAATGTGTCATTATTTTGAGAACGATCCCAAGCAAACGCTACCTGATACAATGGTGAAATACTTGGGTCTCTGACTGGTTGCAGTCGCTCTACCAGCAGGGGAAATGGATACTCTTGATGCTCTAGGGCATCTAACACACATAACCTTGTACGCCCTAGCAATTCTTGAAATGTTGGATTTCCTGATAGGTCTGCGCGCAAAACCACAGGATTCGTAAAATAGCCGACTATTTTTTCAAACTCTCTTTGGCTGCGATTCACTGTTGGAGAGCCGATTAATATATCTTGAGTATTAGTATAACGTTGTAATAATATTTGTAATGCTGTTAATAATACCATATAAAGAGACGCGCGCTCTTTTCTGGTCAATTTTGTCAGCTTTTGTAGTAGTATTTCATCTAGATGAAAAAACACCGAAGCGCCGTTATAGCTTTGGTTTTGTGGTCTGGGCCTATCTGTTGGCAAATTTAGCACTGGCAACTCCCCTGAGAGTTGTTTTTGCCAATAATTCCACAAACTCTCACCCTTTGCCCCAGTCAGCATTTGTTCTGACCAGTTGACGTAATCTTGATATTGAGACTTTTGATCTGGCAGTGATGGCTCTATATTTAAGGTTATTGCTTGATATAATACTTTGAGTTCTTCGATGATGATTTCTGATGACCAGAAATCTCCTGCTATATGATGTTGCGTAATTGCAAAAATATGTTCAGTATTATTTGTACTGTGATTAATTAATAAATTAAACCGCAATATTGGCCCAAGTTCTAAGTTGAAAGGACGGGCAGTTGTTTGTGATATCCAGTTGTTGATATCTTGTTGACTCAGACCGAAAGCATTTTCGACGCTAAAGTCAATTTCTTGATTTGGATGAACTGTTTGCACAGGTTCACCATCAATGGTTGTAAAGGTCGTCCTCAAAACTGCATGTCTAGTGACTAATCTTTGACAAGCCTGCTTCAGGGCTGGAATATCTAAATTTAAGACTAGTTTTGCTGCATATGTCAGGTTATAGGCACTACTGTTGGGCGCTAATTCATGCAAAAACCACAGTGCTTTTTGACCGTGGGAGAGGGGATAAGTTGTGGTGCGATCGCTTGCCTCGGATAAAATTTGAATAATTTCTGATTTGTATTGCTTGATTTTTTTCAATAATTCCGGGCTGAGTACGTTTTGTGCCCCTCGGTAACGTAACTTGTCTCCTTCCACCCACAGTTCTATATTGTTTGCTTTGAGATTTTCTAGCAGATCTGTTAAATTCATAATTCACCTTCAATGTACTTGTTTTGTTCGGATACAGCCTGCTCACTGTTTGCTCTTTTGGTCAGTAGATGCTGTGCAGGTTTAATTGTTTGTTGGTTTTGCGTCAAAAGGACTGGAAATTGGGTTATCAAACGAAAAATTATGGAAGGTGCTTTAACCTCTGCCAAATTTTGGAACAATTTCTCAGTACCCAGTACCCAGTACCTAGTTCCAAAGCAGCGAGGAGTCCCCCACCATACCGATGGTTGGTGGGGGACTCCTCGCCGCGACCTGTTGATGTCTTTTACTGTTTGACTTGCTTGTTCAGGAGCCTCTTCCAAAACAACATGAGCATTGGTGTCTCCAAAGCTGACAGCATAAACCGGATCTTTATCAGTTAAAGCTTGGGAAAGAGGCTTCAAGACTACAACACCAGCACCCTCACTGCGGACATAGTGATCAGCCGAGCTATCAAAGGTTTTGCAACGACCATCAGCAGCCATAAAGCCTGTTTTTGTAAAGCTCAGGGTCATCCATGACAAGATGGGATCAATGAAATTAAAAAAGTAGGAAATGCGGTTCGCCGCCATATAGTTAGTGTTGCCTGAGCCTGTATAGGCATCAAGGTTGACGGGATTTTTTATCAGCCGCGTGTAGCAATCGAAGCCATTGATACCCATAAACACACTCAGGGCAAACGCACCTAAATTACCTTAATCATGACCAAGATTAAGAAGCAACGAAAAAATTAGTATTTCTTGTTTGATTTATTTTCTAAGCCTCAAAGCGATGCCTTCTCTTTCAGAGACGCTACCGCGAACGACAAGCCCTTCGGGTTCGTCATTCCTTCATCGGGAGCCACTGCGTTGTGGCGTGAGACCCCAAGACCTTCGGGTGACGCTCGTTCCGACGCTTGTACCTCGCTACCGCTTCGCTAACGGCAATCTGCCATCGACGCAAGGCGCCAAGACGGGGGCTGATTCACCGCACACCGTCTAGGCTGAAATATTTATCAATAAGTATGGCTGAATGCGATTAAACGGGGTTTGTTGAGAATAGGATTGCCTGTTGACAAGATGGGGACGCCCTGTAAAGACACCTGTTCTTGTGACAGTCAAACACTCTAGCGTCTAACCCGTATCTTCCAAAGCTTTCCAAGTCACCTCTAGCAAAATCTGCTGCTGGGGATCAATGCTCATGGCTTCCCGTGGAGAAATTTTGAAAAATTGGGGATCAATTTGATCCACATCCTCCAAAAAGCCTCTCCAAAGGGTCTTTATCTGATCCGACATTGCTGCTTCATAGTTATCAAGGGATTCTATATCCCAACTTAATGCTGGCACTTCTGTAATGGCATCCACATTATCTTGCAGAAGCTCCCAGAAGGCTTTCCTATCCGTAGCTTTGGTAAAACGACACCCTGTACCGATAATTGCGATCGGCTCCCTATCCATACTGCTTATCCTTGACTTTAACTTTTATTGCTGAGGCTAACTGCGAAATTTGTCAATCCGCGCAATCAGAATCTTCTCTCGCCGTTCCAGTTTATCTGTCTGAAGTTTAACAAGTATTAATTTATACTAACAATTTTCGGGGATCAACAGGTTCTTCTTGGGGGCGGCGGGAAATTGGATCAGCATTCACCTCAAATTCAGGGAATAAGGGATTAAACTTGATCGTTTTAGCCAAATCTGATTCATTAGCTTGGATCAGACTCATCATTTTTTGATTTATACTCACAATTGGCTCCATTTGAACTCTCTTTAAGAGGTTGTTTTAAAAGTGCCGTTAGGTATAATTTTGTCCTGTGATTTTGGTCAAATGCATTGAATAATCAAGGCTTCAACCATGTAGACCACATGCTCCTCTGTGTTTATCATCACAGCAAAAGGCCCTTTTAAAACAATCTCTTAAAGGTTAATTTATCCATAAGGCTCTTCTAGTAGCAAATATCCTGCTTTATGCGACCCTCTGTATAATAATACGACGATAGTAAGAATACAAGGACAGTTAAGACAGTTAAGACAGTTAAAAAAATATTTAATAAACGCTTAATACTTAGAGGGATGTTTGAACTGGGGACTGGGGAACTCGAACCAGCACGACCCTTCGGGTGACGCTCATTCCTCGTGCTTCGCTAACGCTAACCCTGATACCGTTTTACTTTAAGGTTGATACAAATAGGTGGCAGGGGTGCAGGGGTGCTTTGGATTTGTATCAATAATGGAGTGAAATAGTACTACACCCCACACCCCGTTTTCTGTCAATATCCTTGGCGTTAGCGACCTAGGGGTCATGTTGGTGATCAATAGCAACACCTGCTGCATTGGTGAGAGGTTAAGATAATCTTCCTTTTGTCAACTAGAAATTATGCTGAAAATTTAGAAAAAAACGATGTATTAAGTGAACTAATGTACTGAATTTATAGCGTAAGGATCAATGATCTGTATCAAGATTAGGCGATCGCCTGCTCAAAAATAGTGTTCCCAACCCCGCTTTTTAGTCATATTTTAAGTACTATTGCTTATTGACAAATTGTACCCGACTTTAACCTGTCACGAATGCACCTGCTGCCTTCAGCCAGCAACAGGCACTCTTGTCATAACCATTATCTATGGAAATAATCGTGTTGCCGATCTCAAAGAGGAGCGATCGCTCTCCAAGGTATTCAAAGCGGGTGATGGGACTCGAACCCACGACAGTTTGCTTGGGAAGCAAAGATTCTACCACTGAACTACACCCGCGAGTAGTTGTTGGTTTAGACCAGACCATTACCTACTATATCACTAGTTAAAAATTAAGAAGCAGATTTTTCGTTGGGAGGTGGCAAATTGATGACTTGATGTTGCTCGGCAGAGTGGCGCGATCGCTTGAAGCCAAAGCCGTAGTGCAATGCATTCAAAATCCAGTTTTGCAAGTCATCAAAATAAGTAAATATCACTGGCACAACTACCAATGTCAGCAAAGTGGAAGTTGTAAAACCACCCATGATGGCAATTCCCATCGGTTGGCGGACTTCGGAACCTGCGCCAATACCTAATGCTAGGGGTAAAGTACCAGCAATTGTTGCAAGAGAAGTCATCATAATTGGGCGCAGACGCGACACACCAGCTTCTATCAAGGCATGACGTTGAGATTTCCCTTGTTGCATGTTGATGATTGTATAATCCACCAACAGAATCGAGTTTTTGGTAACAATTCCCAATAGCAAGACGATACCAATCAAGGCATAAATACCCAAAGGTTTTTGGGCAATCATTAATCCTATCAGTGCGCCGCCTAGACAAAATGGCAAGGCCGCCATAATCGACACCGGATGCAGAAAGTTATTATACAGCAAAACGAGAATTGCATATATACACATAACTGCTAGGGCGAGTGCGCCGCCAAAGCGAGTAAAAATATCTTGCATAATTTTGGCGCTACCAGAAGGTTGCTGTGCAATTTCTGGGGGTAAGTTTTGCAGTGCAGGTAGGTTATTGACTGCTTGTACTGCCTCACCCAAAGAAATACCTTGTAAGTTGGCTTCCACCGCAACTTGGCGGGCGCGGTCGTAGCGGTTGATGGTTGCGGGGCCACTGCCAAAACGAATATCTGCAACTGCTAAAAGGGGCATCAAGCTACCATTTTGACTGGGAACTTGGAGATTTTTCAGGGTATTGATGTCTGTGCGGGCTTGAGGATCGATTTGGACACGAATCGGGATTTGCCGATCGCTTAAATTAAACTTAGCCAAATTTGCCTCGTTATCGCCAATAGTAGCAAGGGAAGCAGTACGAGCGATCGCACTCACTGTCACACCCAAATCTGCCGCCCGTTGGGGATTGGGAATAACTACAATCTCTGGTTTCACCAAACTGGCAGTAGAAGAAACTTCCACTAATCCAGATATGCCTCGCATTTGCTTTTCTAGTGCATCAGCAGTTCGGTATAATATTTGGGGGTTTTCACTGCTGAGGACGATTGATAAACCTTTGCGACTATCCCCTGGACTTTGACTTTGAAAACTGATTCTAGCTCCTGGTATTTGCTCAAACAAGGGGCGTGCTTCTTCCTGGAACTGTTTTTGGGAAATCCGCCGTTCTGACCTGGGTTTTAGCTGGACGGTGAGGGTAGCAGAATTGATTTCTTCTGTAGCTAATACACTTTCAACTACTGGATTCTCTCGAATTAAGTTTGTTGTCTGGGTAGCAACTTTGTTGACATCCGCCAAAGTAGAACCTGGAGGTAATTCAATGGCAATAGTGGAAATACCAAAGTCGCCCTCATCTACAAAACCTTTGGGAATCAAAGGAACCAGCATCAGACTAGCAATAAAGAAAGCTAAAGCGATCGCTATTGTCGTCAATCTATGGCGTAATGCCGACTGGAGAAGCCATTTATAAGGCTGAAACT
Above is a window of Nostoc sp. UHCC 0702 DNA encoding:
- a CDS encoding efflux RND transporter permease subunit, producing the protein MSFNISAWSIKKPVPTIVLFLILTVVGWLSFISLGIDINPNIDVPAVSVIVTQPGAGPAELESQVTKKIEDAVAGLGNIDNMISTVSDGSSRTTINFVLGTNSDRATNDVRNAIAQIRQSLPQDINDPIVQRLDFAGGPIITYAVKSDQRSVQELSNLVDQTISRALLAVKGVAQIKRVGGVDREIRINLNPDRLQSLGITATQVNDQIRALNINLPGGRAEVGGSEQTIRTLGSAKSVNVLQTYEILLPQGGSVPLSTLGTVEDKFADVRQAARLNNQPVVAFQVLRSTGSVTVTVEQGVKAAVAQLQKTLPPDVRLDLIFTRADVVRQSYDSTIDELIQASVLAILVILLFLRDWRATLITAVALPLSMIPTFAVQQALGYTLNNMTLLALALAVGNLVDDAVVEIENMERHMAMGKSAWEAAFESSDEVGLAVMASSATIIAVFLPVAFMGGIAGQFFQPFGVTVAVSTIFSTLVARMITPMMGAYLLKEKPQTPSKQAKMRLAKLFHLKSNLQNSQLCQSQFQPYKWLLQSALRHRLTTIAIALAFFIASLMLVPLIPKGFVDEGDFGISTIAIELPPGSTLADVNKVATQTTNLIRENPVVESVLATEEINSATLTVQLKPRSERRISQKQFQEEARPLFEQIPGARISFQSQSPGDSRKGLSIVLSSENPQILYRTADALEKQMRGISGLVEVSSTASLVKPEIVVIPNPQRAADLGVTVSAIARTASLATIGDNEANLAKFNLSDRQIPIRVQIDPQARTDINTLKNLQVPSQNGSLMPLLAVADIRFGSGPATINRYDRARQVAVEANLQGISLGEAVQAVNNLPALQNLPPEIAQQPSGSAKIMQDIFTRFGGALALAVMCIYAILVLLYNNFLHPVSIMAALPFCLGGALIGLMIAQKPLGIYALIGIVLLLGIVTKNSILLVDYTIINMQQGKSQRHALIEAGVSRLRPIMMTSLATIAGTLPLALGIGAGSEVRQPMGIAIMGGFTTSTLLTLVVVPVIFTYFDDLQNWILNALHYGFGFKRSRHSAEQHQVINLPPPNEKSAS